Proteins from one Enterobacter bugandensis genomic window:
- a CDS encoding LysR family transcriptional regulator, protein MNIELRHLRYFVAVAEELHFGRAAARLNISQPPLSQQIQILEQQVGARLLARTNRSVSLTAAGKQFLIDSRQILSMVDDAAARAERLYLGEAGELRIGFTSSAPFISAVSQTLSSFRRHFPDVHIQTREINTREQIAPLNEGALDLGLMRNTQLPDTLAWEVILREPLMAMIPNDHPLASRPMVSLAELAKEPFVFFDPQVGTGLYDDILGLMRRYDLAPVITQEVGEAMTIIGLVAAGLGVSILPASFKRVQLREMRWVAIAEEDAVSEMWLVWSKHREQSHAAQRFKQRLIQASAV, encoded by the coding sequence ATGAATATCGAGCTGCGTCATCTTCGCTACTTTGTCGCCGTCGCCGAAGAGCTGCATTTTGGCCGCGCGGCGGCACGACTGAACATTTCTCAGCCGCCCTTAAGCCAGCAGATTCAAATCCTCGAACAGCAGGTCGGGGCGCGTCTTCTGGCCCGCACCAACCGCAGCGTGAGCCTGACGGCAGCGGGTAAGCAGTTTCTGATCGACAGCCGACAAATTCTGAGCATGGTCGACGACGCCGCTGCCCGGGCGGAACGGCTCTATCTTGGGGAAGCCGGGGAGCTGCGGATCGGGTTTACCTCGTCCGCGCCGTTTATCAGCGCCGTCTCGCAGACGCTTTCGTCATTCCGCCGTCATTTTCCGGACGTGCATATTCAGACGCGCGAAATTAATACCCGCGAGCAGATTGCGCCGCTGAACGAAGGTGCGCTCGATCTGGGGCTGATGCGTAATACCCAGCTGCCGGACACGCTGGCGTGGGAGGTTATCCTGCGCGAACCGCTGATGGCCATGATCCCGAACGATCACCCGCTGGCGTCGCGTCCGATGGTTTCGCTGGCAGAGCTGGCAAAAGAGCCGTTTGTCTTTTTTGACCCGCAGGTCGGGACGGGCCTGTATGACGATATTCTGGGGCTGATGCGCCGCTACGATCTGGCGCCGGTCATTACCCAGGAAGTGGGAGAGGCGATGACCATTATCGGCCTGGTCGCCGCCGGGCTGGGCGTGTCGATACTCCCGGCCTCCTTTAAGCGGGTACAGCTACGCGAGATGCGCTGGGTTGCTATCGCCGAGGAGGATGCCGTTTCGGAGATGTGGCTGGTGTGGTCAAAACATCGCGAACAGAGTCATGCTGCCCAGCGCTTCAAACAGCGGTTAATCCAGGCTTCCGCGGTCTGA
- the mlc gene encoding sugar metabolism global transcriptional regulator Mlc, which produces MVADSQPGHIDQIKQTNAGAVYRLIDQLGPVSRIDLSRLAQLAPASITKIVREMLEAHLVQETEIQEPGSRGRPAVGLVVETEAWHYLSLRISRGEIFLALRDLSSKLVVEDRLELPLNAEEPLLDAIVSHIDRFFIRHQQRLERLTAIAITMPGIIDTENGIVHRMPFYDDVKEMPLGEVLENHTGVPVYIQHDISAWTMAEALFGASRGARDVIQVVIDHNVGAGVITDGRLLHAGSSSLVEIGHTQVDPYGKRCYCGNHGCLETIASVESVLELAQVRLSQSMSSSLHGQPLTVDSLCAAARQGDLLAKDIITGVGNNVGRILAIMVNLFNPQKILIGSPLSQAAEILFPAITACIQQQSLPAYSRNIAVESTQFSNQGTMAGAALVKDAMYNGSLLIRLLQG; this is translated from the coding sequence GTGGTTGCTGATAGTCAGCCAGGGCATATTGATCAGATTAAGCAGACCAACGCTGGCGCGGTGTATCGCCTGATTGATCAGCTTGGTCCGGTTTCGCGTATCGATCTGTCGCGCCTGGCACAGCTGGCACCTGCCAGTATCACCAAAATTGTCCGCGAAATGCTGGAAGCGCACCTGGTCCAGGAGACGGAAATTCAGGAGCCGGGCAGCCGTGGTCGTCCGGCGGTCGGTCTGGTGGTCGAGACGGAAGCCTGGCACTACCTCTCGCTGCGCATCAGCCGCGGAGAGATCTTCCTTGCACTACGCGATCTCAGCAGCAAGCTGGTGGTGGAAGACCGGCTTGAGCTGCCGCTCAACGCCGAGGAACCGCTTCTCGATGCGATTGTCTCCCATATCGATCGCTTCTTTATTCGCCATCAGCAGCGGCTTGAACGCTTAACGGCGATTGCCATCACCATGCCCGGCATTATTGATACCGAAAATGGTATTGTTCACCGCATGCCGTTTTACGACGATGTTAAAGAGATGCCGCTGGGCGAAGTGCTGGAAAACCATACCGGCGTCCCGGTCTATATTCAGCACGACATCAGCGCCTGGACGATGGCGGAAGCGCTGTTCGGCGCGTCGCGCGGTGCGCGGGATGTCATTCAGGTGGTCATCGACCATAACGTCGGGGCGGGGGTGATCACCGACGGACGGCTTCTCCACGCCGGGAGCAGCAGCCTGGTGGAAATTGGCCATACCCAGGTCGACCCGTACGGTAAACGCTGCTACTGCGGGAACCATGGCTGTCTGGAGACGATCGCCAGCGTGGAAAGCGTGCTCGAACTGGCGCAGGTGAGGCTCAGTCAGTCCATGAGTTCCTCGCTGCACGGCCAACCCTTAACGGTGGATTCCCTTTGCGCCGCCGCGCGTCAGGGGGATCTGCTGGCGAAGGACATTATTACCGGGGTGGGTAATAACGTAGGCCGCATTCTGGCGATTATGGTGAACCTCTTCAATCCGCAAAAAATCCTGATCGGCTCACCGCTCAGCCAGGCGGCGGAGATCCTTTTTCCGGCGATTACGGCCTGTATTCAGCAGCAGTCGCTTCCCGCCTACAGCAGAAATATTGCGGTAGAAAGTACCCAGTTTTCCAACCAGGGCACGATGGCCGGCGCGGCGCTGGTCAAAGATGCCATGTACAATGGCTCGCTGCTTATCCGCCTGTTACAGGGTTAA
- the bioD gene encoding dethiobiotin synthase: protein MLKRFFVTGTDTSVGKTVVSRALLQALTASGKRVAGYKPVAKGSKETPEGLRNKDALVLQSVSSLELPYHAVNPIALSEDESSVAHSGPINYSLLSDGLANLSEQVDHVVVEGTGGWRSLMNDLRPLSEWVVQEQLPVVMVVGIQEGCINHALLTAQAIANDGLPLAGWVANRINPGLAHYAEIIDVLSTKLPGPLVGELPYLPRAEQRELAQYIDLSALGGVLTVDRVVA, encoded by the coding sequence ATGCTTAAGCGTTTCTTTGTTACTGGTACAGATACCTCTGTCGGCAAGACCGTTGTATCCCGCGCATTGCTGCAGGCTCTGACAGCAAGCGGTAAACGCGTCGCTGGGTACAAACCGGTCGCAAAAGGGAGTAAAGAGACGCCAGAGGGATTGCGAAATAAAGACGCCCTGGTGCTGCAAAGCGTCTCGTCACTGGAACTGCCTTACCACGCGGTCAATCCTATTGCGTTAAGCGAAGATGAAAGCAGCGTGGCGCACAGCGGCCCGATCAATTATTCCCTGTTATCCGACGGGCTGGCGAACCTGAGTGAGCAGGTCGATCACGTAGTCGTCGAAGGAACGGGCGGCTGGCGCAGCCTGATGAATGATTTACGCCCGCTGTCTGAATGGGTCGTGCAGGAACAGCTGCCGGTAGTGATGGTAGTGGGGATCCAGGAAGGGTGTATCAACCACGCGCTGCTGACGGCGCAGGCGATTGCCAATGACGGCCTGCCGCTGGCTGGCTGGGTGGCAAACCGTATTAATCCAGGCCTCGCGCACTACGCGGAGATCATCGACGTACTGAGCACCAAACTGCCTGGCCCGCTGGTGGGCGAGCTGCCTTATCTGCCTCGCGCCGAGCAGCGCGAGCTAGCGCAGTACATCGATCTCTCTGCCCTCGGTGGCGTGTTGACCGTAGATCGAGTCGTGGCGTAA